Proteins encoded by one window of Vigna radiata var. radiata cultivar VC1973A chromosome 5, Vradiata_ver6, whole genome shotgun sequence:
- the LOC106762152 gene encoding uncharacterized protein LOC106762152 — MTRLLRTILIAHKLHLHYSKCIFRPLLSHYSATADSSDADLTHKPTNETTTTGWSRYGNIYAHPVVQPSDHSDGDENPSGLRGNDAAVVKKKGKVKAQWVCSDCGHTTGRWWGTCPECDVTGTMQEFHESKLTDKSRGGLAITDDAVRSWLPRRPEELRLVKLEEVNRGFNHEKWRIPLSGSLGNEVSTVLGGGLVPGSLTLVGGDPGIGKSTLLLQISAMIANTCSDDETPPVVYVSGEESLKQICARADRLGIKSNIYLYSSTDIEDILRKTHALSPCALVVDSIQTVYLNTVIGSAGGITQVKECTAALMRFAKTTNISVILIGHVTKSGEIAGPRVLEHIVDVVLYMEGEKHSPYRMLRAVKNRFGSTDELAVLEMSQSGLQVVSNASEMFLTQQHSDSNVLAGLAIAVLMDGTRTFLVEIQALCLTYSPVSSSQSNGIHSNRANIIKCVLIKQAGLHLQDNAVFLNVVGGFQVTETAGDLAIAAAICSSFLEFPIPEGTAFIGEIGLGGELRMVPRIDKRVNTVAKLGYRMCVVPKQAVKLLETEGLEGIKVVGCKDLKEVINTVFSKVIVN, encoded by the exons ATGACCAGGCTCCTTAGAACCATCCTCATCGCACACAAGCTTCACCTTCACTACTCCAAATGCATTTTCCGACCTCTCCTTTCCCACTACTCTGCAACGGCGGATTCTTCCGATGCTGACCTCACACACAAACCAACTAATGAAACCACTACCACCGGTTGGAGCAGGTATGGGAACATCTACGCCCACCCAGTTGTGCAGCCAAGCGATCACAGCGATGGAGATGAAAACCCTAGCGGTTTGAGGGGAAATGATGCAGCGGTGGTGAAGAAAAAGGGGAAGGTGAAAGCTCAGTGGGTGTGCTCTGATTGTGGGCACACGACGGGGAGATGGTGGGGGACATGCCCCGAGTGCGATGTAACTGGCACAATGCAAGAGTTTCACGAGAGCAAATTAACTGACAAATCCAGAGGGGGGTTAGCCATTACCGACGACGCAGTGCGCTCGTGGCTCCCACGACGACCTGAAGAGCTGCGCCTCGTCAAATTGGAAGAGGTGAACCGTGGATTCAATCACGAGAAATGGAGAATTCCTTT GTCTGGTTCCCTCGGAAATGAAGTTTCTACAGTGCTTGGTGGAGGTCTTGTACCAG GTTCTTTAACTTTAGTAGGTGGTGATCCTGGTATCGGGAAAAGTACTCTGTTGTTACAG ATTTCAGCAATGATAGCAAATACGTGCAGTGATGATGAAACACCTCCAGTTGTATATGTGTCTGGTGAAGAG AGCCTTAAGCAAATTTGTGCTAGAGCCGATCGCCTTGGGATTAAGtccaatatttatttatattcaagtACTGATATTGAG GACATATTGAGGAAAACTCATGCTCTATCCCCTTGTGCTCTGGTGGTTGATTCAATACAAACTGTTTACCTGAATACAGTAATAGGAAGTGCTGGAGGGATTACGCAG GTGAAGGAATGTACGGCAGCTTTGATGCGATTTGCTAAAACAACTAACATCTCAGTTATTTTG ATTGGACATGTGACCAAATCTGGAGAGATAGCAGGACCTCGAGTCTTGGAGCATATAGTTGATGTTGTTTTGTATATGGAA GGTGAGAAGCACTCTCCATATCGAATGCTGCGAGCTGTGAAAAATCGCTTTGGTTCCACTGATGAG CTTGCTGTTCTTGAGATGTCACAATCAGGACTCCAGGTTGTTTCAAATGCCAGTGAAATGTTTCTCACTCAACAGCATTCTGATTCAAATGTTTTAGCCGGACTTGCTATTGCTGTATTAATGGATGGTACAAGAACATTTTTAGTTGAAATTCAG GCACTATGCCTCACATATAGCCCAGTTTCGAGTTCACAATCCAATGGGATCCATTCAAACAGAgctaatattattaaatgt GTACTTATTAAGCAAGCAGGTCTTCATCTCCAGGATAAT GCTGTGTTTTTGAATGTTGTTGGTGGATTCCAAGTGACAGAGACTGCTGGAGATCTTGCAATAGCAGCTGCAATTTGCAGCAG tttcTTGGAGTTCCCTATTCCAGAGGGGACTGCGTTCATTGGTGAAATTGGCCTTGGTGGAGAGCTTCGCATG GTTCCTAGAATTGATAAAAGGGTTAACACAGTGGCGAAGTTGGGTTACAGAATGTGTGTCGTACCAAAGCAAGCTGTAAAACTTCTAGAAACCGAAGGTCTGGAAGGAATAAAAGTTGTAGGTTGCAAGGATCTGAAAGAGGTTATTAACACCGTATTTAGTAAAGTAATAGTTAACTGA
- the LOC106762153 gene encoding ATP-dependent 6-phosphofructokinase 3-like — MQDSTAAASGFLLEDVPHLSDYISHLPTYPDPLQDNPSYSVVAQYYVNVDDTVAQQIIVHKNSPRGTHFRRAGPAQKVYFDSEEVHACIVTCGGLCPGLNTVIREIVCGLYHMYGVHRVLGIQGGYPGFYSRNTVPLTPKVVNDIHKRGGTILGTSYGGHDTSKIVDSIEDRGINQVYILGGYGTQYEAAMIFEEVRRRGLKVAVVGIPKTIDNDIPVIDKSIGFDTAVEEAQRAISSAHVEAESAENGIGVVKLMGRYSGFIAMYATLASRDVDCCLIPESPFYMEGPGGLLEFIERRLKEQGHMVIVIAEGAGQEFLSGHPPIVNKQEASADQLLPDVGLWLSQKIKDHFAKCQKMPINLKYIDPTYMIRAIPSNASDNVFCTLLAQSAVHGAMAGYTGFTVGPVNGRNCYIPFHLINEGEKRVVITDRMWARLLSSTHQPSFLNPKDSTAVREEITEPEIAD, encoded by the exons ATGCAGGATTCCACCGCAGCTGCTTCTGGGTTCTTACTTGAAGATGTTCCTCATCTATCTGATTACATCTCTCACCTACCC ACATATCCAGACCCATTACAAGACAATCCTTCCTATTCAGTTGTCGC GCAATATTATGTGAATGTGGATGATACAGTTGCGCAACAG ATAATTGTACACAAAAATAGTCCAAGAGGGACCCATTTTCGGCGTGCTGGGCCAGCTCAGAAG GTGTATTTTGATTCAGAGGAAGTGCACGCTTGTATTGTCACTTGCGGTGGACTTTGTCCTGGTCTAAATACAGTTATAAGAGAAATAGTATGCGGCTTGTATCATATGTATGGGGTGCACAGAGTTCTGGGAATACAG GGAGGATATCCAGGTTTTTATTCTCGAAATACAGTTCCTTTAACTCCAAAGGTTGTGAATGATATCCACAAACGTGGTGGAACCATCCTTGGGACATCATATGGTGGCCATGACACCTCAAAGATTGTTGATAGCATTGAAGACCGGGGCATTAATCAGGTTTATATACTTGGAGGATATGGAACTCAGTATGAAGCAGCTATGATTTTTGAG GAAGTTAGAAGGCGTGGCTTGAAAGTTGCAGTAGTTGGAATTCCTAAAACTATTGACAATGATATCCCA GTTATTGATAAGTCAATTGGCTTCGACACTGCTGTCGAAGAGGCACAACGAGCTATCAGTTCTGCTCATGTGGAAGCAGAAAGCGCAGAGAATGGTATTGGTGTTGTAAAATTAATGGGGCGTTACAGTG GATTTATTGCCATGTATGCAACTCTTGCTAGCCGAGATGTAGACTGTTGCCTGATCCCAGAATCGCCCTTTTATATGGAGGGTCCAGGAGGACTGTTGGAGTTCATTGAGAGAAGACTGAAAGAGCAAGGGCACATGGTTATAGTAATTGCTGAAGGTGCAGGTCAGGAGTTTCTTTCTGGCCACCCGCCCATTGTTAATAAGCAGGAGGCTTCTGCAGATCAATTACTTCCAGATGTTGGTCTGTGGTTATCCCAGAAAATTAAG gaTCACTTTGCAAAATGTCAAAAAATGCCTATTAATCTGAAGTACATTG ATCCTACCTACATGATCCGTGCTATACCAAGTAATGCATCTGATAATGTATTCTGCACCCTCCTTGCCCAAAGTGCAGTTCATGGTGCAATGGCAGGCTACACAGGCTTCACCGTTGGTCCAGTCAATGGCAGAAATTGTTACATTCCATTTCAT CTGATAAACGAGGGAGAGAAGAGGGTTGTGATAACTGATAGGATGTGGGCAAGGTTACTATCTTCAACCCATCAGCCTAGCTTCTTGAATCCAAAAGATAGCACAGCAGTGAGAGAGGAAATAACTGAACCAGAAATAGCAGACTAA